One region of Phragmites australis chromosome 18, lpPhrAust1.1, whole genome shotgun sequence genomic DNA includes:
- the LOC133899596 gene encoding fasciclin-like arabinogalactan protein 2 produces the protein MDLLPWRLAVVAVVLAVSAAAAEGFNITKILGEHPEYSQFNKLLTQTRLAGDINRGRTITVLAVANDDIGDLTSGHYSLGTLRHILELHVIVDYFDEKKLKQLSHAATAASTMFQRSGAATDMNGYVNITQHRGGKVTFIADGAADGATPSTFVGDIYAKRFDYAVLHVSKVLSSPEAEAPVAPPAPINLTDLLSKKYCKSFAGLVAADADAFSNINATKDTALTLFCPVDAAVASFMPKFKNLTAKAKTAILLYHAVPDYYSMQLLKSNNGKVTTLATTSVAKKDYSYDVQSEADTVTLDTKVTTSSIQATVRDDDPLAVYAISKFLQPKELFKVTEDLASAPAPEEPKKKTKKKPTTTSAAAAPSNDESADSPVADSSADDDADKAGATPSLTAWWMTAAATVAAALALAA, from the exons ATGGACCTGCTGCCGTGGCGTCTGGCcgtggtggcggtggtgctAGCCgtgtcggcagcggcggctgaGGGGTTCAACATCACCAAGATCCTTGGGGAGCACCCGGAGTACTCGCAGTTCAACAAGCTGCTGACGCAGACGCGGCTGGCAGGCGACATCAACCGAGGCCGGACCATCACCGTGCTGGCCGTGGCCAACGACGACATAGGCGACCTCACCAGCGGCCACTACTCGCTGGGAACGCTCCGCCACATCCTCGAGCTGCACGTCATCGTCGACTACTTCGACGAGAAGAAGCTCAAGCAACTCTCgcacgccgccaccgccgcctccaccatGTTCCAG CGATCCGGGGCTGCCACCGATATGAATGGGTACGTCAACATAACGCAACACCGTGGCGGCAAAGTGACGTTCATCGCGGATGGCGCGGCCGACGGCGCGACGCCGTCCACTTTCGTCGGGGACATCTATGCTAAACGCTTTGATTACGCGGTGCTCCACGTCAGCAAGGTATTGTCCTCCCCGGAGGCCGAGGCGCCCGTGGCCCCACCTGCACCCATCAACCTCACCGACCTCCTCTCCAAGAAGTACTGCAAGAGCTTCGCGGGCCtcgtcgccgccgacgccgacgccttCAGCAACATCAACGCCACCAAGGACACCGCGCTTACACTCTTCTGCCCCGTCGACGCCGCCGTGGCCTCCTTCATGCCTAAGTTCAAGAACCTCACGGCCAAGGCCAAGACGGCCATCCTCCTCTACCACGCCGTGCCGGACTACTACTCGATGCAGCTCCTTAAGTCCAACAACGGCAAGGTGACCACGCTCGCCACCACTAGCGTCGCCAAGAAGGACTACAGCTACGACGTTCAGTCCGAGGCCGACACCGTCACGCTGGACACTAAGGTCACCACCTCCTCCATCCAGGCCACCGTCAGGGACGATGACCCGCTCGCCGTCTACGCCATCTCCAAATTCCTGCAGCCCAAGGAGCTGTTCAAGGTCACAGAGGACCTCGCGTCGGCACCCGCGCCAGAGgagcccaagaagaagaccaagaagaagcccACAACCAcctccgcggccgccgcgccctcgaACGACGAATCCGCGGACAGCCCGGTCGCTGACTCCTCGGCCGACGATGATGCAGACAAGGCAGGCGCTACACCCTCCCTGACCGCCTGGTGGATGACCGCGGCAGCAACGGTGGCTGCCGCGTTAGCTTTGGCGGCCTAA